In the Aquimarina spinulae genome, TAATAAAAAGAGTGGTTTTTCCCAAAAGTAAATTGTGTTTACCGACAGTATTTTATCAAAAAAATGATCTGAAAAAGGAATCGTATTCCCATCGTAAAGCAAAAATTTAGATTGGTTATTTTTCACAACGTTATTATTAAGCTTCTCAGATTCAATTTTCATTGATTCTGATATTTCTAAACCAACATATGATATGCCGTTTGCTTGCTTTAGAATTTCATTGAGATGAATGGCATTACCATGCCCTAATTCTAAAACATGGTTCTCTTTTTCAAGTTGTAAACTCTCAATCGTATTAAGGATCATCCCTAAGTTAGACTGATTCATTTTTTTTGCTATTTCCAGGCCAGAATCTCCACTAGGGCAACTTAACTGGGATGCTATTGTTTTCAATTCTTTTTCGGTCATAGCCTTTTCTAATATAAATCAATTGATAGTGTATACTGCACAATGCCAGGTAAATTGATATGCTACACTATCATATGTTCCTGGTTTTTTATCTTCGTGTGTTGCTTCAATCACATATCGGGTTTCAAAAGGCAAACTAAATGTTATCATTCCGTTCTTATCGGTTTTTACTTTTTTTGACCAGTCGTCTTTTATGAATAGTGTAACTTCTGCTTCTGCCAGAGGTTTGTCTTTAAAAAGTATTTGAAGCTTAGCCTGTTTAGATGTTGTAGAAAGATCAACTATCGCTATACTTTCGGGATTTATGGCAACCGTTTTATGTGTCGTATTTTTTCCTACTTCTACCTTAGCAACCGAATGGTATTGTGGTCTAAAAATACCATAATCATATTGAGTATAATCTAAAACCTTATATTTCTTATTATCTAAAACGATGGAGTATGTCCCTTCTGATTTTGGAATAAAATTAGCTACATGATAAGCTGATTTTGCTTTGGTCTCTAGTTTTATCTTATTCCCTTGTTGATCCACAACCCAAAGTGTAAAATGTTGTGCATTTTGAAATACTTCACCGTCTGTTTTTTCTATTACTCCACTAGCAAACTCTCCAAAATAGATACGTATTTCGTGTTCTTGGTTTATAGCTCCATTAGGATTGGTTTCTATCCAAAAGAAGTGTGCAAAAGTTTTTGTAGTACATAATAGTAGTATAATTACTAATCCTGTTATTTTTCTCATTTTATGATTTAATTTAAAAAACACTCCTAAATCATTTAGGAGTGTT is a window encoding:
- a CDS encoding class I SAM-dependent methyltransferase — encoded protein: MTEKELKTIASQLSCPSGDSGLEIAKKMNQSNLGMILNTIESLQLEKENHVLELGHGNAIHLNEILKQANGISYVGLEISESMKIESEKLNNNVVKNNQSKFLLYDGNTIPFSDHFFDKILSVNTIYFWEKPLFLLAEIYRVLKKDGVCSIAFANMNFMKTLPFVNSRFELYDANKVEILVNKIPFRSIEFIDKIETVESKSGDIVNREYTIVKFTK
- a CDS encoding DUF4198 domain-containing protein: MRKITGLVIILLLCTTKTFAHFFWIETNPNGAINQEHEIRIYFGEFASGVIEKTDGEVFQNAQHFTLWVVDQQGNKIKLETKAKSAYHVANFIPKSEGTYSIVLDNKKYKVLDYTQYDYGIFRPQYHSVAKVEVGKNTTHKTVAINPESIAIVDLSTTSKQAKLQILFKDKPLAEAEVTLFIKDDWSKKVKTDKNGMITFSLPFETRYVIEATHEDKKPGTYDSVAYQFTWHCAVYTIN